Proteins encoded together in one Chitinophaga lutea window:
- a CDS encoding DUF3526 domain-containing protein, producing the protein MKQTKIIAGHFLKVIIRNRALAAVYLVWVLLVLYAAVTGYQTYTVQNAMRQQFQQQARQSWEANPDKHPHRMAHFGTFAFRQKHPLSMFDYGMESYIGNAVFLEAHKQNTINFSEAGFSTGLLRFGEISLSMLTQIVLPLMLFFLGFNAVAQQRENGTLKILLSQGAGFRSIILGNILGLFILALLFLLPVLLATGAQLLLQASLPEDGHVFIRGICILLGILVFLWLVSVVTICISTGSNNSRAALLKLLGIWLLMAVVLPKTLQAIGSALHPAPCKIEFDAAVEKDILRIGDSHNPNDPHFKRLKDSVLKANKADSVQQLSFNYSGFQMQEGERMSAEVYNNHLQALYGLFERQNDLSNYSSFINPVSGIKNISMALSGTDFKAYRKFQNETEAYRYKLAQTMNGLQIKHISNTRPAKDGQSHSLGREHWTAFADFRQGFQPVPAVVQQEKLAISAMLAWLVLSFALIYFTAGKAKAL; encoded by the coding sequence ATGAAACAAACAAAAATCATAGCCGGTCACTTTTTAAAGGTCATCATCCGAAACAGGGCATTGGCCGCGGTTTACCTGGTGTGGGTGCTGCTGGTACTGTATGCCGCAGTAACCGGCTACCAGACCTATACCGTCCAGAATGCGATGCGGCAGCAATTCCAGCAGCAGGCAAGGCAAAGCTGGGAGGCCAACCCGGATAAGCACCCGCACCGCATGGCGCATTTCGGAACCTTCGCCTTCCGGCAGAAACATCCCCTGAGCATGTTCGACTATGGAATGGAAAGCTATATCGGTAACGCAGTATTCCTCGAAGCGCATAAACAAAACACTATCAACTTCAGTGAAGCCGGGTTCAGTACCGGACTGCTGCGGTTTGGAGAGATCAGCCTGTCTATGCTCACACAGATCGTGCTGCCGCTGATGCTCTTCTTCCTCGGCTTCAATGCGGTGGCGCAGCAAAGAGAGAATGGAACATTGAAAATACTGCTGAGCCAGGGCGCGGGTTTCCGGTCGATTATTCTGGGCAACATCCTGGGTCTGTTCATATTGGCGCTACTTTTCCTGCTGCCGGTATTACTGGCAACCGGCGCGCAGCTTTTACTGCAGGCTTCTTTGCCGGAAGACGGACATGTATTTATACGGGGTATATGCATTTTACTGGGCATCCTTGTTTTTTTGTGGCTGGTGAGCGTGGTGACCATTTGCATTTCCACAGGCAGTAACAACAGCCGGGCAGCCTTGCTGAAGCTGCTGGGTATCTGGCTGCTGATGGCGGTAGTATTACCGAAAACACTCCAGGCTATCGGCAGCGCTTTGCATCCCGCTCCCTGCAAGATCGAGTTCGATGCCGCTGTGGAAAAGGACATTCTAAGGATCGGGGACAGTCATAATCCCAATGACCCTCACTTTAAACGATTAAAAGATTCGGTGCTGAAAGCGAACAAGGCAGATTCAGTGCAGCAGCTGTCTTTCAACTACAGCGGCTTCCAGATGCAGGAAGGCGAACGGATGAGCGCGGAAGTATATAACAACCACCTTCAGGCGCTCTACGGTCTTTTTGAACGGCAAAACGACCTGAGCAACTACTCCTCGTTCATCAATCCCGTTTCCGGCATTAAAAACATCAGCATGGCGCTTAGCGGTACGGACTTCAAGGCCTACCGCAAATTCCAGAACGAGACGGAAGCATACCGGTATAAGCTGGCGCAAACCATGAACGGGCTCCAGATAAAACACATCAGCAACACCAGGCCGGCAAAGGATGGGCAGTCGCATAGCCTCGGACGAGAGCACTGGACTGCGTTCGCAGACTTCAGGCAAGGCTTTCAGCCGGTGCCTGCCGTGGTGCAACAGGAGAAACTGGCTATTTCCGCTATGTTGGCTTGGCTCGTCCTGTCCTTTGCCCTTATTTATTTCACCGCTGGAAAAGCTAAAGCACTTTAA
- a CDS encoding TonB-dependent receptor, with translation MKQFLLLFLFLTIYSSGFSQHSLKGLIKNESNQPVGGASVTFRQKSGTQAAVTDSTGYYAVSNLAAGKVEVTISAIGHEPAHEWLSISQNAEYNVMLLSKSAQLQAVEVLGRSVKKYNSDYSFSATRTAILNMELPQSIGTVTKEIIKDRQAFQLADAVKVIPGVIPSSFYNQYSIRGISQNEEGQIINGMRTRQYYFLQPLTANIERVEVLKGPASATFASVDPGGSINLVTKKPLAFNRKEISLSTGSFSTIRGALDFTGPLNKEKTLLYRLNGAYQRAQSYRDLVRNNALLVSPSFTYIPNDKTAVNVEIIYSDMEGNLDRGQPIFGAVAGKTDLRSTPASLNLGAASDFFRSKELIITSSLSHKLSEAVSLNVAYMKQTWQEDLQEHRTTNAYARNINNEPVPSLVGMQFVQRQQNWNTDNLNMYFNFRFFTGASRHEFLAGYDLSSWRKMKGGGQNSARGFLLKDGTVIGSFVPANAANYQTITYNGTVLPKPNVSHFDLNNPSYTIRNISDYSMNARVAIPAALTTTNALYVQEQFRWNKLIVLLGLRQEWFEDVTNYKAPRELSFTNSKLLPRIGVTYAVTKQVNVYGTYLEGYQPQSNTVTLLPGTGSYFWTDQSASRFKPLVSDLKEFGMKATLWKGRLSVNAAVYEINQQNLLMNANLPAFPDSMITRGAERSRGFEIDLTGHLLPGWQVFASYSYIDARIVEDNNPTLKGARKQNTPYNSANLWTRYNFSTGGLLKDLGVGAGLQHNGNRVPWFDRSFTTPAYTLLDLALYYTPGKSNMQIAVNVNNMLSETYWIGAQNYQRLFPGAPRSAMLTATYTF, from the coding sequence ATGAAACAATTTTTACTCCTGTTCCTGTTTCTCACCATTTATTCATCTGGTTTCAGCCAGCATTCGCTGAAAGGGCTGATAAAAAATGAAAGTAATCAACCGGTTGGCGGCGCGTCTGTCACTTTCCGTCAAAAATCGGGTACCCAGGCTGCGGTAACAGACAGCACGGGGTACTACGCCGTCAGCAACCTGGCCGCCGGCAAAGTTGAAGTAACGATATCCGCCATCGGGCACGAACCGGCCCACGAATGGCTGTCAATATCCCAAAACGCGGAGTATAACGTAATGCTGTTGTCGAAATCCGCCCAATTGCAGGCCGTGGAAGTATTGGGGCGTTCCGTGAAAAAATACAACAGCGACTACAGCTTCAGCGCCACCCGCACCGCCATTCTTAATATGGAATTGCCACAGTCCATCGGCACCGTTACCAAGGAGATCATCAAAGACAGGCAGGCGTTTCAACTTGCGGACGCAGTGAAAGTTATTCCGGGCGTGATCCCATCCAGTTTTTATAACCAGTATTCCATCCGGGGCATCAGTCAAAATGAAGAAGGACAGATCATCAACGGCATGCGTACACGGCAATACTACTTCCTGCAGCCACTCACCGCCAATATCGAAAGGGTTGAAGTGTTAAAAGGGCCGGCCAGCGCCACTTTTGCCAGCGTTGACCCTGGCGGGAGCATCAACCTGGTGACCAAAAAGCCGCTGGCCTTCAACAGGAAAGAGATCAGCCTGAGCACAGGCAGCTTCAGCACCATCCGGGGGGCGCTGGATTTCACCGGTCCGCTCAATAAAGAAAAGACATTGCTTTACCGGCTCAATGGCGCGTACCAGCGGGCGCAAAGCTACCGCGACCTTGTGCGGAATAATGCCTTGCTGGTATCTCCTTCCTTTACCTACATTCCCAATGATAAGACTGCTGTGAACGTGGAGATCATTTACAGCGACATGGAGGGGAACCTCGACAGGGGCCAGCCTATCTTCGGCGCCGTTGCCGGGAAAACCGATCTCCGGAGCACGCCTGCCAGCCTCAACCTCGGTGCGGCCAGCGATTTTTTCAGGTCGAAGGAGCTCATCATTACCAGCAGCCTGTCGCACAAACTCAGCGAAGCGGTCAGCCTCAATGTGGCCTACATGAAACAAACATGGCAGGAAGATCTCCAGGAACACAGGACCACCAACGCCTATGCACGCAATATCAATAATGAACCGGTTCCCTCCCTCGTAGGAATGCAGTTTGTGCAAAGGCAGCAAAACTGGAACACGGATAATCTCAATATGTATTTCAATTTCCGGTTTTTCACCGGCGCATCCAGGCATGAGTTCCTTGCTGGATACGATCTCAGCAGCTGGCGCAAAATGAAAGGCGGGGGCCAGAACTCGGCCAGGGGATTCCTGCTAAAAGACGGCACGGTGATTGGCTCCTTTGTGCCGGCAAATGCCGCCAATTACCAGACGATCACCTACAACGGCACGGTACTGCCCAAACCCAATGTGAGCCATTTTGACCTTAATAACCCATCGTACACCATCCGGAACATCAGCGATTACAGTATGAATGCCCGTGTGGCGATCCCCGCGGCGCTGACCACCACAAACGCTTTGTATGTGCAGGAACAGTTCCGCTGGAATAAGCTGATCGTGTTACTGGGCCTGCGGCAGGAGTGGTTTGAAGACGTCACCAATTATAAAGCGCCGAGAGAACTTTCTTTCACCAACAGCAAGCTGTTGCCGCGCATCGGCGTTACCTATGCGGTCACGAAGCAGGTAAATGTTTACGGCACTTACCTGGAAGGGTATCAGCCGCAGAGCAATACCGTTACGCTGCTGCCCGGCACCGGCAGCTATTTCTGGACGGATCAGTCCGCTTCCCGGTTTAAACCGCTTGTCAGTGACCTGAAAGAGTTCGGCATGAAGGCCACCTTGTGGAAGGGCAGGCTGAGCGTCAACGCTGCAGTATATGAGATCAATCAGCAAAACCTGCTGATGAACGCCAATCTCCCGGCATTCCCTGATTCCATGATCACTCGTGGGGCGGAGCGCAGCCGGGGATTTGAAATAGACCTTACCGGGCACCTGCTGCCCGGCTGGCAGGTGTTTGCATCATACAGTTACATAGACGCCAGGATCGTTGAAGACAATAACCCGACGCTCAAAGGCGCCCGTAAGCAGAATACTCCTTATAACAGCGCGAACCTCTGGACGCGCTACAACTTCAGCACCGGCGGCTTGCTGAAAGATCTCGGCGTCGGGGCAGGGCTGCAGCACAACGGCAACCGGGTTCCCTGGTTCGACAGGTCTTTCACGACACCCGCCTACACCCTGCTGGACCTGGCCCTCTATTATACGCCGGGTAAAAGCAATATGCAGATAGCGGTAAATGTCAATAACATGCTGAGCGAAACCTATTGGATAGGCGCGCAGAACTACCAGCGGCTGTTCCCCGGCGCGCCGAGAAGTGCGATGCTGACAGCCACCTACACCTTCTAG
- a CDS encoding ABC transporter ATP-binding protein, producing MSVVLEAVNLTKTYQQYTALRELSLSIHAGEIFCLLGQNGAGKTTTINLFLGFLEASGGKALIKGVEVTPNSSAAKQMIAYIPEVVQLYGNLSGLENLDFFSRLAGFTYSSVALAAFLNKAGLQTEAHNKRLAAYSKGMRQKVGIAIALSKNADVIFMDEPTSGLDPKATAEFTAICKELAADGKTIFMATHDIFNAVNVGTRIGIMKQGSLVHTVSTSGISAIELQQLYLETI from the coding sequence ATGTCTGTAGTATTAGAAGCTGTAAACCTTACTAAAACCTATCAGCAGTACACGGCGCTCAGGGAACTTTCGTTGAGCATCCATGCCGGTGAAATATTCTGCCTGCTTGGGCAAAACGGAGCGGGTAAAACCACCACCATCAACCTGTTCCTTGGCTTCCTGGAAGCCAGCGGTGGAAAAGCGCTGATCAAAGGGGTTGAAGTAACGCCTAATAGCAGCGCGGCAAAACAGATGATCGCCTACATTCCGGAAGTGGTGCAGCTTTACGGTAACCTGAGCGGCCTGGAAAACCTCGACTTCTTCAGCCGCCTGGCTGGCTTTACGTATTCCAGCGTGGCTCTGGCAGCTTTCCTGAACAAAGCCGGCTTGCAAACAGAAGCGCATAACAAGCGGTTGGCCGCTTACAGTAAAGGAATGCGTCAAAAAGTAGGGATTGCCATCGCACTTTCTAAAAATGCGGATGTGATCTTTATGGACGAGCCCACCAGCGGCCTTGATCCCAAGGCCACAGCAGAGTTCACCGCCATCTGCAAAGAACTTGCCGCGGATGGAAAAACCATCTTCATGGCTACACACGATATTTTTAACGCGGTCAATGTTGGCACCCGTATCGGGATCATGAAGCAGGGAAGCCTTGTGCATACCGTTAGTACCAGCGGCATTTCAGCAATTGAATTGCAACAGCTTTATCTGGAAACCATCTGA
- a CDS encoding alpha/beta hydrolase fold domain-containing protein, which yields MNVRALLTLILLTTKIMAGKSQTNTSITYVHNPSPSFKSQFLQSLMTVLGKKNTIEKRIRTNRFSSEAVEPPKVLLSDFQTQVTEINHRKVWMFKPKQDASSKVILYIHGGGYISNLTKYDWRFIQELLVKTNCSIVVPDYPLVPVSNYSDVYAYFEKLYPVVLSETSQENIIFMGNSCGGGIALGFAQKLRDENKPQPSQIILNSPWLDVTMSNPDIIEIDKKDKLLGIKGLKMAGELYAAELHPTDYRVSPVYGNFSGLGKISLFIGTHDLFHADSRKFKQKMKGQDISINYFEYPKMFHVWMVLTGLKESQHVINQIATLINRND from the coding sequence ATGAATGTACGTGCATTATTAACATTGATCTTATTAACTACAAAAATAATGGCTGGCAAATCACAAACAAATACATCAATTACTTATGTTCACAACCCTTCCCCAAGTTTCAAATCGCAGTTTTTGCAGTCATTGATGACAGTGCTCGGGAAAAAAAACACCATTGAAAAGCGTATCAGAACCAATAGATTTTCTTCAGAAGCCGTGGAGCCCCCCAAGGTTTTACTGTCCGATTTTCAAACTCAGGTAACGGAAATAAACCATCGAAAGGTTTGGATGTTCAAGCCTAAACAAGATGCCTCATCCAAAGTAATTCTTTATATACACGGTGGCGGTTATATCTCGAACTTAACAAAATATGATTGGCGTTTCATCCAGGAGTTATTGGTCAAAACCAACTGTTCAATTGTAGTACCTGATTACCCTTTGGTGCCGGTATCGAATTACAGCGATGTCTACGCCTATTTTGAGAAGCTCTATCCAGTGGTGCTCTCTGAGACATCACAGGAGAATATTATTTTCATGGGCAATTCTTGTGGTGGTGGTATTGCATTGGGCTTTGCCCAGAAACTGAGAGACGAAAACAAGCCACAACCTTCACAAATCATTTTGAATTCCCCTTGGCTTGACGTTACCATGAGCAATCCGGACATAATTGAAATTGACAAGAAAGATAAGCTGCTTGGTATAAAAGGGCTTAAAATGGCTGGAGAATTATACGCAGCCGAGCTACATCCAACAGATTACAGGGTAAGCCCTGTTTACGGGAACTTTTCCGGATTGGGGAAAATTTCGCTATTTATTGGCACCCATGACCTGTTCCATGCCGATTCGAGAAAATTCAAACAGAAAATGAAGGGGCAGGACATTTCAATCAACTATTTTGAATACCCAAAAATGTTCCATGTCTGGATGGTTTTAACGGGTTTGAAAGAGTCTCAACATGTCATCAATCAGATAGCGACATTGATTAACCGCAATGATTGA
- a CDS encoding Crp/Fnr family transcriptional regulator, with amino-acid sequence MEQIRIFFQNNYTDFSEQDWLIISSKFIRQEFPKKKLILKKGEVENYVSFIEEGIVRYYIPKENKEVTFELTFSNDFIGAYDSFITRLPSVYHIETITQVTLWRVSYHDVQMLFQDTERGNLIGRLASEKLFLEKARREISLLNDTAEQRYLNLFTEQPDLIKKIPLQYIASYIGITPQALSRIRRRIS; translated from the coding sequence ATGGAACAGATTAGGATTTTTTTTCAAAATAACTATACTGACTTTTCTGAACAAGATTGGTTGATTATTTCTTCTAAATTTATTCGGCAGGAATTTCCGAAAAAAAAACTCATCTTAAAGAAAGGTGAAGTGGAGAACTACGTCTCATTTATTGAAGAAGGCATTGTACGATACTATATCCCAAAGGAAAATAAAGAGGTTACTTTTGAACTTACTTTTTCAAATGACTTCATTGGAGCATATGATTCTTTCATTACCAGGTTGCCTTCAGTTTATCATATAGAAACTATCACTCAAGTCACACTTTGGCGAGTGTCGTATCATGATGTGCAAATGTTATTTCAAGACACGGAAAGAGGTAACCTAATTGGCAGACTTGCGAGTGAAAAACTATTTTTAGAAAAGGCAAGACGGGAAATTTCGCTCTTAAATGACACGGCGGAGCAGCGGTATTTAAATCTCTTCACAGAACAACCTGATTTGATCAAAAAAATCCCGTTGCAATATATCGCTTCTTATATTGGCATTACACCACAGGCATTAAGCAGAATAAGGAGGCGTATTTCTTAA
- a CDS encoding alpha/beta hydrolase, which produces MWKTLLVVPFLFSQTVHAQKSVTRTDVMIASDPGVQIFVREVKARKKSRKPPILLVHGGGPGGVASFDLPVPGGSLAEDLAQEGMDVFIMDVRGWEKSTRPDYDTSRRWVIAGSSKEASHDIDAVVDYILDKTGKKQVCLFGWATGGQWIGYYACMYPDKISSLILLNSLYNVKAPWAYDEAFRSRNDTTQFNYVAISSMRRATKQSLLASWKKDSFYDPAVANAYAATAVGFYPDSVLEVPGGYRVEAFYTAQGKGLWHARDIRVPILVIRGARDTWSRPEDIVALEEQLVNAPKKKIVVLPQGTHQVFLSRPEEGRAQLISEIEAFNVKRKS; this is translated from the coding sequence ATGTGGAAAACCTTGCTTGTCGTCCCCTTTCTGTTTTCACAAACCGTTCACGCCCAGAAAAGCGTTACCCGCACCGATGTAATGATCGCCAGTGATCCCGGCGTACAGATTTTCGTGCGGGAGGTGAAGGCCCGCAAGAAGAGCCGCAAACCGCCCATTCTGCTGGTGCATGGCGGTGGCCCCGGTGGCGTGGCCTCGTTCGATCTGCCCGTTCCCGGTGGTTCCCTGGCGGAAGACCTGGCGCAGGAAGGCATGGATGTGTTCATTATGGATGTGCGCGGCTGGGAGAAATCCACCCGTCCCGATTACGACACTTCCCGCCGCTGGGTGATCGCCGGCAGCAGCAAGGAAGCCTCGCATGATATCGACGCCGTGGTGGATTACATCCTTGACAAAACCGGCAAGAAACAGGTCTGCCTCTTCGGCTGGGCTACGGGCGGGCAGTGGATAGGCTATTACGCCTGCATGTACCCCGATAAAATTTCATCGCTCATACTATTGAACAGTCTTTACAACGTGAAAGCCCCCTGGGCGTACGACGAAGCGTTCCGCAGCCGCAACGACACCACGCAGTTCAACTACGTGGCCATCTCGTCGATGCGGCGCGCCACCAAACAATCGCTGCTGGCTTCGTGGAAAAAAGACAGTTTCTACGACCCCGCCGTTGCGAACGCCTATGCCGCCACGGCCGTGGGCTTTTACCCGGACAGTGTGCTGGAAGTGCCCGGCGGCTACCGCGTGGAAGCATTCTACACCGCGCAGGGCAAAGGCCTCTGGCATGCCCGCGACATCCGGGTGCCGATATTGGTGATCCGCGGCGCGCGGGATACCTGGAGCCGGCCGGAGGATATTGTCGCACTCGAAGAACAGCTGGTGAACGCGCCGAAGAAAAAAATAGTGGTGCTGCCGCAGGGCACCCACCAGGTTTTTCTGAGCCGGCCGGAGGAAGGAAGGGCGCAGCTGATCAGCGAAATAGAAGCGTTTAACGTGAAGAGAAAGAGCTGA
- a CDS encoding alpha-L-fucosidase encodes MKKITAMLSCLLLAQSLLAQNSTNDERMKWWREARFGMFIHWGVYAVPAGTYKGFPMNRGGGEWIMNRSKIPVAEYQAYAKQFNPVKYNAEDWVLMAKNAGMKYIVITAKHHDGFALFDSKASKWDIADATPYGKDLLQPLVAACKKHGIKLGFYYSHAQDWNNPGGSAARKDMREGWPNPDSAKVDAYTKAHNGHWDPAQETKTFDQYINDVAVPQVKELLTNYGDVAVLWWDTPTGMTDDAAKKLQAPLALQPNIITNDRLKRPNFPGDYKTPEQKIPNLSELDGRDWETCMTMNGTWGFKSYDHKWKSVETMVRNLVDIASKGGNYLLNVGPTAEGTFPEESIKGLQGIGEWMKVYGEAIYGTKGNPLQPQTWGRITRKGNTLYLSVFEWPANGQLAVTGLKNKVKSARLLNSREAVKSSAGADAVTFSLPARAPNAIASVIKVELEGNL; translated from the coding sequence ATGAAAAAGATCACTGCCATGCTCAGCTGCCTGCTGCTCGCACAGAGCCTGCTGGCGCAAAATTCCACGAACGACGAAAGAATGAAATGGTGGCGCGAAGCCCGTTTCGGGATGTTCATCCACTGGGGCGTATACGCCGTGCCCGCCGGCACCTATAAAGGTTTCCCCATGAACAGGGGAGGCGGGGAGTGGATCATGAACCGCAGCAAGATTCCCGTAGCGGAATACCAGGCCTACGCCAAACAGTTCAACCCGGTGAAATATAATGCGGAAGACTGGGTGCTGATGGCCAAAAACGCGGGCATGAAATACATCGTGATCACCGCCAAGCACCACGACGGGTTTGCGCTCTTCGATTCCAAAGCCAGCAAATGGGATATCGCCGATGCCACGCCTTACGGCAAAGACCTCCTCCAGCCGCTGGTGGCCGCCTGTAAAAAACACGGCATCAAACTCGGATTCTATTATTCGCATGCGCAGGACTGGAACAACCCCGGCGGATCCGCCGCCCGCAAAGACATGCGGGAAGGCTGGCCCAATCCCGACTCCGCGAAGGTTGACGCCTATACCAAAGCTCACAACGGCCATTGGGATCCCGCACAGGAAACCAAAACCTTCGACCAGTACATCAACGACGTTGCCGTGCCGCAGGTGAAAGAACTGCTCACCAACTACGGCGACGTGGCGGTACTGTGGTGGGATACGCCCACGGGCATGACCGACGATGCCGCCAAAAAACTGCAGGCCCCGCTGGCATTGCAACCGAACATTATTACGAACGACCGCCTGAAACGCCCCAACTTCCCGGGCGACTATAAAACGCCGGAGCAGAAGATCCCGAACCTCAGCGAGCTCGACGGCCGCGACTGGGAAACCTGTATGACGATGAACGGCACCTGGGGCTTTAAAAGCTATGACCACAAGTGGAAATCCGTGGAAACGATGGTGCGCAACCTGGTAGACATTGCCTCCAAAGGCGGCAATTACCTCCTGAACGTTGGCCCCACCGCGGAAGGCACTTTCCCCGAGGAATCCATCAAGGGCCTCCAGGGCATCGGGGAGTGGATGAAGGTGTACGGCGAAGCGATTTACGGCACGAAAGGCAATCCCCTCCAGCCGCAAACCTGGGGGCGCATCACCCGCAAAGGCAACACGCTCTACCTGTCCGTATTCGAATGGCCCGCCAACGGCCAGCTGGCAGTGACCGGCCTCAAAAACAAGGTGAAAAGCGCCCGGTTGCTGAACAGCCGGGAAGCCGTGAAATCCAGCGCGGGAGCAGATGCGGTTACTTTCAGCCTGCCCGCCAGGGCGCCCAATGCCATCGCTTCGGTGATCAAGGTGGAGCTGGAAGGAAATCTATAA